A portion of the Pithys albifrons albifrons isolate INPA30051 chromosome 1, PitAlb_v1, whole genome shotgun sequence genome contains these proteins:
- the SLN gene encoding sarcolipin → MERSTREICLNFMIVLITVILMWLLVKSYQD, encoded by the coding sequence ATGGAGCGATCCACGCGAGAAATTTGCCTCAACTTCATGATTGTCCTGATTACTGTAATCCTCATGTGGCTCCTTGTGAAGTCTTACCAGGATTGA